In Tachysurus fulvidraco isolate hzauxx_2018 chromosome 1, HZAU_PFXX_2.0, whole genome shotgun sequence, a single window of DNA contains:
- the LOC113634038 gene encoding carbohydrate sulfotransferase 15 isoform X2: MWDNNAWSYLYGNTSEAEPPFLIQDFIHALQPEARFIAILRDPVERLYSDYLYFGMANKSVEDFQEKVWESLQLFDACLQEFSLRACVYNSTLNNAMPVRLHVGVYVVYVLDWLSVFSADQLLVLRLEDHAADKKTSMNRVFRFLQLEGGGDYRASSV; this comes from the exons ATGTGGGACAACAACGCATGGTCATATCTCTATGGCAACACCTCAGAGGCGGAGCCACCCTTCCTCATCCAGGACTTCATCCACGCCCTTCAGCCTGAGGCGCGCTTCATCGCCATCCTGAGGGACCCCGTcgaaag attataCTCAGACTATCTATACTTCGGCATGGCTAATAAATCAGTGGAGGATTTCCAGGAGAAGGTTTGGGAGTCACTGCAGCTGTTTGACGCGTGTCTGCAGGAGTTCAGTCTCAGAGCGTGTGTTTATAACAGCACACTGAACAACGCCATGCct gtgcgtttgcatgtaggtgtgtatgtggtgtacgTGCTGGACTGGTTGTCAGTGTTTAGTGCTGATCAGCTGTTGGTGTTGAGGCTGGAGGATCACGCAGCAGACAAGAAAACGTCCATGAACAGAGTCTTCCGCTTCCTACAACTgg AAGGAGGTGGAGATTACAGAGCGTCCAGCGTCTAA
- the LOC113634038 gene encoding carbohydrate sulfotransferase 15 isoform X1, with amino-acid sequence MWDNNAWSYLYGNTSEAEPPFLIQDFIHALQPEARFIAILRDPVERLYSDYLYFGMANKSVEDFQEKVWESLQLFDACLQEFSLRACVYNSTLNNAMPVRLHVGVYVVYVLDWLSVFSADQLLVLRLEDHAADKKTSMNRVFRFLQLGHLSEQKEVEITERPASNTRRLADKNLGPMLPLTRRVLTDFYSPFNRKLATVLQDNSFLWDHHSTHT; translated from the exons ATGTGGGACAACAACGCATGGTCATATCTCTATGGCAACACCTCAGAGGCGGAGCCACCCTTCCTCATCCAGGACTTCATCCACGCCCTTCAGCCTGAGGCGCGCTTCATCGCCATCCTGAGGGACCCCGTcgaaag attataCTCAGACTATCTATACTTCGGCATGGCTAATAAATCAGTGGAGGATTTCCAGGAGAAGGTTTGGGAGTCACTGCAGCTGTTTGACGCGTGTCTGCAGGAGTTCAGTCTCAGAGCGTGTGTTTATAACAGCACACTGAACAACGCCATGCct gtgcgtttgcatgtaggtgtgtatgtggtgtacgTGCTGGACTGGTTGTCAGTGTTTAGTGCTGATCAGCTGTTGGTGTTGAGGCTGGAGGATCACGCAGCAGACAAGAAAACGTCCATGAACAGAGTCTTCCGCTTCCTACAACTgg gccaTCTCTCTGAGCAGAAGGAGGTGGAGATTACAGAGCGTCCAGCGTCTAACACTCGCAGGTTGGCTGATAAGAACTTGGGCCCAATGCTGCCTCTCACACGCCGAGTCCTCACCGACTTCTACTCTCCCTTCAACAGGAAACTGGCTACAGTGCTGCAGGACAACTCCTTCCTGTGGGACcaccactccacacacacctaa